The Fusarium poae strain DAOMC 252244 chromosome 2, whole genome shotgun sequence nucleotide sequence TTGCTGGAAGACACTATGAGCGGCGGAGAATTACGATTCCACGAATTAGATATACCTTTCTACGCTAAAAGTCCTATGCACCCCGCCTTTTCCACTTCCCCCACAGAATGTTCAATGGTTCAACGCCAAGAAGAGAGTCAACATAACCAACCCCAGATTCTGTGCTAAACAAACGAGATGCCAAGCATTAGAGAAAGAAGCGACAAGACTTATCTTGAAGATGATTCATGGAGGGATTCCTCCGCCATGTCACTAACAACTTAGTGCTTCTGGTACAGGGATTAAATGGGGAATGCAACGCTAACATTTACAAGTCATTCGGCCATGCAATTCAACAGAGTCTGCAGATATTCTGCCTGTCTATGCATAGATGGCTGGGTTTTTAATGATGATATGAGTCAGGATCACAAATAATCGAGTACATATGACAAATCTATATAAGAAACATCGACCCTCCGACTCTCAACCTCCCCTGGTACAAGAATCTATTGACAATATCTTCTCAACCTCTTCCTTCGAAGAAATAGCACACTCACTCGCTCAAGATGAAGGCCTCACTCCTCCTTTCACTTATACCCCTTGCACAAGGAGCTGTCATTGACACCCGCCAATCCAAAACTGGAGATGGCAAGCAGGGCGACACCGACGCTACACAAGGCGATCTCAGTGAGAGACCACCACCAAGATTCCCTTTCCCCATCACCAAGTTCCCTGTTGCCAAAGAGACAGTAGTCCTCAAGAATGCCAAGTACATCATGCCCGGCGAGGTCTTTGATGGCAAGATGAAGCGTTATGAGCGTCCAGAGGGAAGCTGCAACGAACAGGCAGAGGGTACGGATGCTGATACTGTTTTCAACTTGATGCCTGGCGCCACTATCCGAAATGTCATCATTGGAAAACATCAGGCTGAGGGTATCCATGCTCTGGGTGACGCGTGGGTAGAAAATGGTATGTTGCGTCCTGGTCAATATCTCGATTTGAGAATTATACTAATTGTGTCCAGTTTGGTGGGAGGACGTTTGCGAGGATGCTCTCACATCCAAGGGCCTCAACACACAATTGAGAGTCATCGG carries:
- a CDS encoding hypothetical protein (SECRETED:SignalP(1-15)~CAZy:PL3_2~CAZy:PL3~CAZy:PL3_5~CAZy:PL3_1~CAZy:PL3_4~CAZy:PL3_3); amino-acid sequence: MKASLLLSLIPLAQGAVIDTRQSKTGDGKQGDTDATQGDLSERPPPRFPFPITKFPVAKETVVLKNAKYIMPGEVFDGKMKRYERPEGSCNEQAEGTDADTVFNLMPGATIRNVIIGKHQAEGIHALGDAWVENVWWEDVCEDALTSKGLNTQLRVIGGGARSATDKIFQDNSLGGKYNITGFYAEGFGTFYQSCGNCLNQSKRNATIQNVVARDGLRMGIINPNYGDEFRLKNAQIDNVTSICDKEIGNNVQTVPYYIGNGPDEKYALYNETRDNITKYKGEVKLAYEPEDPYEWLEEFWPEGFN